In Brachypodium distachyon strain Bd21 chromosome 2, Brachypodium_distachyon_v3.0, whole genome shotgun sequence, one genomic interval encodes:
- the LOC100841429 gene encoding WD repeat-containing protein 13, producing MADDSAASASTPVSASPTPSRPTDPDFLSCVLQPPIPSSSRPDPDYAALRRLLLRRKSPSALQHRMDWRCNGKGYVAYRNFLLRRLDGGAASSSAHSTPGNSGRWFPGHSTFSEADSWSSLRDLRSNSGILSRTASVSSKQSDSERHVRFAEPAYSFVGMHCIFDNCKASVTILKFGRANSDLLAYGSADGSLTVCQVSDPPSVLQKLIGHSKDITDFDFSSNNQYIASCSMDKTMRVWEISKGTCIRVVYGVSSQLCICFHPVNNNLLLVGNANREINAINFSTGRVISKLTFDNAVTALDIDHTGQLIFAGDAQGYIYTVSVNSHTGSLSRTHKNKSCKTKSLITTIQYRTFSLVARCPVLLSCAQDGNLYFFSIATNAHGYLTVICSLKLASPVQSIRASFCPLLSLEKGEFIVTGSGDSNVYFYDLARPKSSCVNKLQGHGSPVHGVAWNHGENLLASSDSDGTVIVWKRAKSN from the exons ATGGCCGAcgactccgccgcctccgcctcgaccCCAGTGTCGGCGTCCCCCACCCCGTCCCGGCCCACGGATCCCGACTTCCTCAGCTGCGTCCTCCAGCCCCcgatcccctcctcctcccgtccgGACCCCGACTACGCCGCccttcgccgcctcctcctccgccgcaagTCTCCTTCCGCACTTCAGCACCGCATG GACTGGCGGTGCAACGGCAAGGGCTACGTCGCCTACCGCAACTTCCTCCTTCGCCGTctcgatggcggcgccgcctccagcaGTGCCCACAGCACGCCCGGCAACAG TGGGAGGTGGTTTCCTGGACATTCTACATTTTCTGAAGCAGACAGCTGGAGTTCTCTTCGG GACCTCAGAAGTAATAGTGGGATTTTAAGCCGGACCGCAAGCGTCAGCTCAAAGCAGAGTGATTCTGAGCGCCATGTCAGATTTGCTGAACCTGCATACTCGTTTGTGGGAATGCATTGCATTTTTGACAACTGCAAAGCATCAG TTACAATATTGAAATTTGGCCGTGCCAATTCAGATCTGCTTGCTTATGGTTCAGCAGATGGCAGTTTGACGGTTTGCCAGGTTTCTGACCCACCATCTGTTCTTCAAAAATTAATAGGGCATTCTAAAGATATTACAG ATTTTGATTTTTCATCTAATAACCAGTACATAGCTTCATGCTCCATGGATAAAACTATGAGAGTATGGGAGATCTCTAAAGGCACTTGTATCAGGGTTGTATATGGAGTTTCTTCCCAGCTATGCATCTGCTTTCATCCT GTGAATAATAATTTGCTGTTAGTTGGCAATGCAAACAGGGAAATCAAT GCAATCAATTTTAGCACTGGGAGAGTAATCAGCAAACTCACCTTTGATAACGCGGTTACAGCTTTGGATATTGATCACACTGGTCAGCTTATTTTTGCTGGTGATGCGCAG GGTTACATATATACTGTTAGTGTGAACTCTCACACAGGGTCATTATCTAGAACTCATAAGAACAAGAGTTGTAAGACCAAATCTTTGATCACGACCATCCAGTACCGCACCTTTTCTCTGGTAGCACGTTGTCCTGTACTTCTATCTTGTGCTCAAGATGGAAACCTCTATTTTTTCAG CATTGCAACAAATGCCCATGGATACTTGACTGTCATATGCTCTCTAAAGTTGGCCTCGCCAGTGCAGAGTATCCGTGCTTCTTTCTGTCCACTTCTTTCGCTTGAAAAGGGGGAATTCATAG TTACTGGCAGTGGGGATTCAAATGTTTACTTCTACGATTTGGCACGGCCAAAAAGTTCATGTGTAAATAAACTGCAG GGACATGGCTCTCCAGTACATGGAGTGGCCTGGAATCATGGGGAGAATTTGTTGGCCTCGTCTGATTCGGACGGCACAGTCATTGTATGGAAAAGAGCAAAAAGTAATTAG
- the LOC104583335 gene encoding extensin-like, with amino-acid sequence MARVTLKMDVRNERSAKKIRKGLMNYVGGVERVEASVNSGLVVVWGSADAETLRSVLESLMKKAVTIVPEPEQPAPTQSSSHPPPAAPSQLTPGLPRQYYPQPMWPPPPQYYQQPPPPQYYQPPPFDHPQYAAPSLPPHYDSYSTTEGGSSGYQYGYNPYPAGPHHGEDQSTCSIQ; translated from the exons ATGGCGCGGGTGACCCTCAAGATGGACGTGCGCAACGAACGCTCCGCCAAGAAGATCCGGAAGGGCCTGATGAATTACGTCGGTG GCGTGGAGAGGGTGGAGGCGTCTGTGAACTCTGGGTTGGTGGTGGTCTGGGGCTCGGCCGACGCGGAGACGCTCAGGTCGGTGCTCGAGAGCTTGATGAAAAAGGCCGTCACCATCGTGCCCGAACCGGAGCAGCCGGCGCCAACTCAAAGCTCTTCTCATCCTCCGCCGGCAGCGCCGTCCCAGCTGACGCCCGGTCTTCCTCGACAGTACTACCCGCAGCCCATgtggccgcctcctccgcagTACTaccagcagccgccgcctccacagtactaccagccgccgccgtttgATCATCCACAGTACGCGGCgccctcgctgccgccgcactATGACTCGTACTCGACGACGGAGGGCGGGTCGTCCGGGTATCAGTACGGCTACAACCCCTACCCGGCGGGTCCTCACCACGGTGAGGACCAATCCACCTGCTCCATCCAGTGA
- the LOC100843855 gene encoding red chlorophyll catabolite reductase isoform X2, producing MLRPDHYFRSPPATAPAPRSVSVLAVRTLSHLRPGTLPLPRAAPPLRGKTSNTVRASAPAAREADSARMPALAHREVAQDLSAEVEARLGTRLLPSAVPVDVAEFRNGTGSAVGSLDVRRGAPGSSIDFMLQSSLHCKVPTGAIDITSILIFLNASTDAPHFLLELIQGSPTLMVVVLDLFPRKDLALHPEYIEKYYENTQLDKQRESIEELPQTRPYRSPSLFVRSAFSPTAILVTIDCGQGGEDVLEDIVRGRLASVAKGVLQTWLNSCADQALEMEEGERDSMLRRDRIVRLKSIEVDLTANLPRMFDPDVSSRVIAEIRKAFGVE from the exons ATGCTCCGACCAGATCACTACttccgctcgccgccggcgaccgcccCTGCCCCGCGCTCTGTCTCCGTATTAGCAGTCCGTACACTCTCCCACCTCCGGCCCGGCACGCTCCCGCTACCACGCGCGGCTCCTCCGCTCAGGGGCAAAACGTCGAACACTGTGCGCGCGTCTGCCCCCGCGGCGCGGGAGGCCGATTCGGCGCGCATGCCGGCCCTGGCGCACCGGGAGGTAGCGCAGGACCTCTCAGCCGAGGTGGAGGCGCGGCTGGGCACGCGGCTACTGCCTTCGGCTGTGCCTGTCGACGTCGCCGAGTTCCGCAACGGCACCGGGAGTGCCGTCGGCTCGCTGGACGTGCGCCGCGGCGCGCCTGGCTCATCG ATTGATTTCATGTTGCAGTCCTCACTTCACTGCAAAGTACCAACTGGTGCGATCGACATTACATCTATTCTTATTTTCCTAAATGCCTCAACGGATGCACCACATTTCCTCTTGGAGTTAATACAAGGCAGCCCAACTTTAATGGTTGTCGTCCTGGACCTGTTTCCACGGAAAGATCTTGCGCTCCACCCAGAATACATCGAGAAGTACTATGAAAATACTCAGCTGGACAAGCAACGCGAAAGCATTGAAGAATTGCCACAAACCCGTCCATACAGATCACCATCGCTCTTCGTGCGCAGTGCATTTTCACCAACAGCAATACTGGTCACCATTGACTGTGGGCAAGGTGGAGAGGATGTCCTGGAAGACATAGTGCGTGGTCGACTGGCGTCGGTTGCGAAGGGGGTTCTTCAAACCTGGCTTAATAGTTGTGCTGATCAGGCCTTGGAAATGGAAGAGGGCGAGAGAGACAGCATGCTGAGAAGGGACCGAATCGTAAGGTTAAAATCAATCGAGGTCGATCTGACTGCAAATTTGCCAAGGATGTTTGATCCTGATGTGTCTAGCCGAGTCATTGCTGAAATTCGGAAGGCCTTTGGGGTAGAATAG
- the LOC100843855 gene encoding red chlorophyll catabolite reductase isoform X1, whose translation MLPAPCRPGDFRLVRFCSPRPAPFSINNAAPRRHRRLHRSLDAQMSMRKSSSVVAASLSRREEAVARMPPLAHREVMLALAGESEARLGDRLMPSEVPADVTDFRNAAGDALGSVDVRRGTPGSSIDFMLEAWFHRDLPGGRGAIDITSLIVFLNGATDAPHFLMELIQGGPASLVVLLDLFPRRDLPLHPDYIARYYEGTGVDAHRGAIEALPQARPYVSPSLLVRSLWSPTAVVVDVQCGEQGAAAPLDGIVRGQIAESAREVLGVWLEHCAGAGADMGMMWDEERERMVARDKMISTTSVELNLSANLPRMFDADVSSRVVAEIGKAFTGR comes from the exons ATGCTTCCCGCCCCGTGCAGACCCGGCGACTTCCGCCTCGTCCGCTTCTGCTCGCCGAGGCCGGCGCCGTTCTCCATCAACAACGCGGCTCCACGCCGTCATCGGCGCCTGCACCGTAGTCTTGATGCACAGATGAGCATGCGCAAGTCGTCGTCGGTGGTGGCCGCGAGCCTGAGCCGGCGGGAGGAAGCGGTGGCGCGCATGCCCCCGCTCGCGCACCGCGAGGTGATGCTGGCTCTGGCGGGCGAGTCCGAGGCGCGTCTCGGCGATCGGCTGATGCCGTCCGAGGTGCCCGCGGACGTCACGGACTTCCGCAACGCCGCTGGCGACGCCCTCGGCTCCGTCGACGTCCGCCGCGGCACGCCCGGCTCGTCG ATCGACTTCATGCTGGAGGCGTGGTTCCACCGGGACCTCCCGGGCGGCAGAGGGGCCATCGACATCACCTCGCTGATCGTCTTCCTCAACGGCGCCACCGACGCGCCGCACTTCCTGATGGAGCTAATCCAGGGCGGCCCGGCGTCGCTGGTCGTGCTCCTCGACCTCTTCCCGCGCCGGGACCTCCCGCTGCACCCGGACTACATCGCCAGGTACTACGAGGGCACGGGCGTCGACGCCCACCGCGGGGCCATCGAGGCGCTGCCGCAGGCCCGGCCGTACGTCTCGCCGTCGCTGCTCGTGCGGAGCCTCTGGTCGCCCACGGCGGTCGTCGTCGACGTGCAGTGCGGCGAGCAAGGGGCGGCCGCGCCGCTCGACGGGATCGTGCGCGGCCAGATCGCGGAGTCCGCCAGGGAGGTCCTCGGCGTCTGGCTCGAGCATtgcgccggcgcgggggcggaCATGGGGATGATGTGGGatgaggagagggagaggatggTGGCGAGGGACAAGATGATCTCGACTACGTCGGTGGAGCTCAATTTGTCGGCTAACCTGCCTAGGATGTTCGACGCCGATGTCTCCAGCAGGGTCGTCGCCGAGATCGGCAAGGCGTTCACAGGGCGCTAG
- the LOC100844155 gene encoding purple acid phosphatase 2: protein MGPVNRIGAVAVACAVLLLGVACPGGHAGQTSEYQRQLGHAIDMPLDADVFRPPAGHNAPQQVHITQGNHDGTAMIISWVTTIEPGSSTVLYGTSQDNLNCSAKGKHTQYTFYNYTSGYIHHSTVKNLEFDTKYYYAVGTEQTLRKFWFRTPPKSGPDVPYTFGLIGDLGQSFDSNVTLAHYESNSKAQAVLFVGDLSYADNYPYHDNVRWDTWARFVERNLAYQPWIWTAGNHEIDFAPELGETKPFKPYSNRYPTPYKASGSTAPYWYSIKRASAYVIVLASYSAYGKYTPQYKWLEAEFPKVNRSETPWLIVLMHAPWYNSYNYHYMEGESMRVMYEPWFVKYKVDVVFAGHVHAYERTHRISNVAYNIINGLCSPIPDQSAPVYITIGDGGNQEGLATNMSEPQPRYSAFREASFGHAILDIKNRTHAYYAWHRNQDGSAVAADSLWFTNRYWMPTDDSLDDSR, encoded by the exons ATGGGGCCGGTGAATCGAATCGGCGCGGTGGCGGTCGCCTGCGCCGTCCTGCTGCTGGGCGTCGCGTGCCCTGGCGGCCACGCCGGCCAGACCAGCGAGTACCAGCGGCAGCTCGGCCACGCCATCGACATGCCGCTCGACGCCGACGTCTTCCGCCCTCCGGCCGGCCACAATGCGCCGCAGCAG GTTCACATCACACAAGGAAACCATGATGGTACAGCCATGATAATCTCATGGGTGACAACAATCGAGCCTGGATCAAGCACAGTGCTTTACGGGACTTCACAAGATAATCTCAACTGTTCCGCAAAGGGCAAGCACACTCAGTATACATTCTACAACTATACCTCAGGATACATTCATCATTCTACAGTAAAAAACTTGGAG TTTGATACTAAGTATTACTATGCTGTTGGGACTGAACAGACACTGAGGAAGTTTTGGTTCAGGACCCCTCCGAAAAGTGGCCCAGATGTTCCATACACATTTGGTCTGATAG GTGATCTTGGTCAGAGCTTCGATTCAAATGTCACGCTTGCTCATTACGAGTCCAATTCAAAAGCGCAGGCTGTGCTTTTTGTCGGGGACCTTTCGTATGCAGATAACTACCCATATCATGATAATGTGAGGTGGGATACATGGGCAAGATTTGTAGAACGGAATCTTGCATACCAGCCTTGGATCTGGACAGCTGGAAACCATGAGATAGATTTTGCTCCTGAACTT GGTGAAACAAAGCCATTCAAGCCATACAGCAACAGATATCCCACCCCTTATAAGGCTTCAGGTAGCACGGCACCTTACTGGTATTCTATCAAAAGAGCCTCTGCTTATGTCATTGTCCTGGCATCATATTCAGCATATG GAAAATATACTCCTCAGTACAAGTGGCTTGAAGCTGAGTTCCCCAAGGTCAACAGGAGCGAAACTCCATGGCTGATTGTTCTGATGCATGCTCCATGGTACAACAGCTACAACTACCATTACATGGAGGGTGAAAGCATGAGAGTGATGTATGAGCCATGGTTTGTGAAGTACAAAGTTGATGTTGTGTTTGCAGGACATGTCCATGCCTACGAAAGGACA CATAGGATATCAAATGTTGCATACAACATCATAAACGGCCTATGCTCTCCGATACCAGACCAATCCGCTCCGGTCTACATCACCATCGGTGACGGAGGAAACCAGGAAGGGCTGGCCACCAA CATGTCGGAGCCGCAGCCGAGGTACTCGGCGTTCAGGGAGGCAAGCTTCGGGCACGCCATCCTGGACATCAAGAACCGGACGCACGCTTACTACGCGTGGCACCGCAACCAGGACGGCAGCGCCGTGGCGGCCGACTCGCTGTGGTTCACCAACAGGTACTGGATGCCCACGGACGATTCCTTGGACGACTCGCGGTGA